From the genome of Impatiens glandulifera chromosome 9, dImpGla2.1, whole genome shotgun sequence, one region includes:
- the LOC124915564 gene encoding uncharacterized protein LOC124915564, whose amino-acid sequence MRKLSEFGYCCGLAGVAVSPASNPTAAATAAAIRQRTTPNRRYSRANDPLKKKPRSSSSSALWRPSLSVISEDAGVVPHANRGGGGGGPETLSSTRKKISKSMINIHDEENSRSPLNGSSKRKSSSSSITSMAMPAFSPTPFVF is encoded by the exons ATGAGGAAGCTGTCAGAATTCGGCTACTGTTGCGGCCTCGCCGGAGTTGCAGTTTCTCCTGCGTCCAATCCCACCGCAGCTGCAACAGCAGCAGCTATTCGACAGAGAACGACGCCAAATCGGAGATATTCTCGCGCCAACGATCCATTAAAGAAGAAACCTCGATCCTCCTCCTCCTCGGCGCTTTGGAGACCTTCTCTTTCCGTCATATCAGAAGACGCCGGAGTCGTACCACACGCAAAccgtggaggaggaggaggaggaccgGAGACACTTAGTAGTACTAGGAAGAAAATCTCTAAATCTATGATAAACATACATGATGAAGAAAACTCCAGATCTCCTCTCAATGGCAGCAGCAAAAG GAAATCCTCTTCCTCTTCAATAACATCAATGGCCATGCCAGCATTTTCGCCCACACCATTTGTGTTTTGA